Proteins encoded in a region of the Pseudomonas denitrificans (nom. rej.) genome:
- a CDS encoding CopD family copper resistance protein translates to MIYPILLTLHLFAALMFIGTVFFEVLIFESVRKHVPAAVMRQVEQGIGKRARRLMPWVLLVLFSAGLGMVWTRYLPLLADPLASSFGTLLSLKILLALSVLGHFFTAMLLLYSGRMNSTYFRRIHLSVFSHMVGIVLLAKGMFYLSW, encoded by the coding sequence ATGATCTATCCGATCCTGCTGACCCTGCACCTGTTCGCCGCGCTGATGTTCATCGGCACGGTGTTCTTCGAGGTGCTGATCTTCGAGAGCGTGCGCAAGCACGTGCCGGCTGCGGTAATGCGCCAGGTGGAGCAGGGCATCGGCAAGCGTGCGCGGCGGCTGATGCCCTGGGTGTTGCTGGTGCTGTTCAGTGCCGGCCTGGGCATGGTCTGGACGCGCTACCTGCCGCTGCTGGCAGACCCGCTGGCGTCCTCCTTCGGCACCTTGCTGAGCCTGAAGATCCTCCTTGCCCTGAGCGTACTCGGGCACTTCTTCACCGCCATGCTCCTGCTCTACAGCGGGCGCATGAACTCGACGTATTTCCGCCGGATTCACCTGAGTGTCTTCAGCCACATGGTCGGCATCGTGCTGCTGGCCAAGGGCATGTTCTACCTGAGCTGGTAA
- a CDS encoding ABC transporter permease has product MTSRRWAVLGGALLLVGWQLLAIRLGSLLMATPWQTLQAMARLPFEADFRLHAGTSLLRIVLGVGLGCLLGFCLGLLAGLDARVRGLLEPLRWLLMSVPPVVVVVLAMLWVGLGSAMVVLISVLMLAPGMYVNTVKGMQMVDRGLLEMARVYRFSPWQKLRRLYIPSLTAPLGAALLIATCGGVRLVVMAEVLGAESGAGFALANARSTFDSAGLYAWTLLILLLVAALEFLLLQPLQRRMGRWQEAAHA; this is encoded by the coding sequence ATGACTTCCCGACGCTGGGCTGTGCTGGGTGGCGCCCTGTTGCTGGTGGGCTGGCAACTGCTGGCGATACGCCTGGGCTCGCTGCTCATGGCAACTCCCTGGCAGACGCTGCAAGCCATGGCCCGCCTGCCTTTCGAGGCCGACTTCCGTCTTCATGCCGGCACCAGTCTGCTGCGCATTGTCCTGGGCGTTGGCCTGGGTTGCCTGCTGGGCTTCTGTCTGGGCTTGCTGGCCGGGCTGGACGCTCGTGTACGTGGCCTGCTGGAGCCGTTGCGCTGGCTGCTGATGTCGGTGCCGCCAGTGGTGGTCGTGGTGCTGGCGATGCTCTGGGTCGGGCTCGGCTCGGCCATGGTGGTGCTGATCAGCGTTCTCATGCTGGCGCCGGGCATGTACGTGAACACCGTCAAGGGCATGCAGATGGTCGACCGTGGCCTGCTGGAGATGGCGCGGGTCTACCGCTTCAGTCCCTGGCAGAAGTTGCGGCGGCTCTACATCCCTTCACTGACCGCGCCGCTTGGAGCGGCACTGTTGATCGCCACCTGCGGCGGTGTGCGTCTGGTGGTGATGGCTGAAGTGCTTGGCGCGGAAAGTGGAGCCGGTTTCGCGCTGGCTAACGCGCGTAGCACGTTCGACAGCGCCGGGCTGTATGCCTGGACGCTGCTGATCCTGCTGCTGGTCGCTGCACTGGAGTTCCTCCTGCTGCAGCCGCTGCAGCGGCGCATGGGCCGTTGGCAGGAGGCCGCCCATGCTTGA
- a CDS encoding TonB-dependent receptor family protein yields the protein MSRCLSPKRHFPSKLSFPLLALGLLPLAAVAEDRLELEPMQISEKSPAPVSVSAQAERQRLDRVPGGTNLVEPQRETRLATLRDALDYQPGLVIQDFFGGTDQPRLNIRGSGIQSNPVNRGVLLLQDGLPLNEADGSFIIGLLEPRNASWISARRGANAGSPGATALGGELEFNSLTGADEAGRVRLEAGSFGRQGLQAAAGLDGGGHDARVSISHDEYDGYRHHSASHRTVVQSNFGLDLGNGVQNRSYLSYSDLTFEIPNVITKARLKDDPRSVLGDGNTAQDRLLNVYKRDPHRDTQQLRLANRTQWSGAGWQQSFGIYGQNTQDDFTDPLSHTLTDSDTLGAQWQLEGEQRLFDYRLGVSWAYSDMTRELYANNPQNGSRMQRFGNFDLEASNLDLLLGLDWHLAPDWTLVTEVKWSDVRRDADSRDGAGHLDQGWNFATPKIGLNWTPSPDLRWYANISRSHEAPTFWEIVSAEVSPAAPAAAQAQLVNLDVQRATTYEIGGTGRIAQTDWSLTLYQSDVEDELISTSDAYGVKVGTYNYGSRTRHRGVEAGINGMLPTAASIGGDLAYRVAWTFSDFRFRGGEFQGNQIAGVPRQLWSAELLYRRGPWSIGPNLRWLPQDTPTDHANTRNNYQDSYALWGLKASYKAREGLSVYVQGDNLADKTYASSYVIRNRADASQPTFLSGNGRSLSVGAEYAF from the coding sequence ATGAGTCGTTGCTTGTCCCCCAAACGCCACTTCCCTTCGAAACTCTCATTTCCCCTGCTGGCCCTCGGCCTGCTGCCCCTGGCGGCGGTGGCGGAAGATCGCCTCGAGCTGGAGCCGATGCAGATCAGCGAGAAAAGCCCCGCGCCGGTCAGCGTGTCGGCGCAGGCCGAACGCCAGCGCCTGGACCGTGTACCCGGCGGCACCAACCTCGTCGAGCCACAGCGGGAGACGCGGCTGGCGACCCTGCGCGACGCGCTGGACTACCAGCCCGGCCTGGTGATCCAGGACTTCTTCGGCGGCACCGACCAGCCGCGCCTGAACATTCGCGGCTCGGGCATCCAGAGCAATCCGGTCAACCGCGGCGTGCTGTTGCTGCAGGACGGCCTGCCGCTCAACGAGGCCGATGGTTCCTTCATCATCGGCCTGCTGGAACCACGCAACGCTTCGTGGATCAGCGCGCGTCGCGGTGCTAACGCCGGCAGTCCCGGTGCGACCGCGCTGGGCGGCGAGCTGGAATTCAATTCACTGACCGGCGCCGACGAAGCCGGACGCGTCCGACTGGAGGCCGGCAGCTTCGGCCGCCAGGGCCTGCAGGCCGCCGCCGGGCTGGATGGAGGCGGGCACGATGCGCGGGTGAGCATCAGCCATGACGAGTACGACGGCTATCGTCATCACTCCGCTTCCCATCGCACCGTGGTGCAGAGCAACTTCGGCCTGGACCTGGGCAACGGTGTGCAGAACCGCAGCTACCTGTCCTATAGCGACCTGACCTTCGAGATCCCCAACGTCATCACCAAGGCGCGTCTGAAGGACGATCCACGCAGCGTGCTGGGTGACGGCAACACCGCGCAGGACCGCCTGCTCAACGTCTACAAGCGCGACCCGCACCGCGACACCCAGCAACTGCGCCTGGCCAACCGTACGCAGTGGAGCGGCGCGGGCTGGCAGCAGAGCTTCGGAATCTACGGGCAGAACACCCAGGACGACTTCACCGATCCGCTCAGCCACACCCTGACCGACAGCGACACGCTCGGCGCGCAATGGCAGCTCGAAGGCGAGCAGCGCCTCTTCGACTATCGCCTGGGCGTCAGCTGGGCCTACAGCGACATGACCCGCGAGCTGTACGCCAACAACCCGCAGAACGGCAGCCGCATGCAGCGCTTCGGCAACTTCGACCTGGAGGCGTCCAACCTCGATCTGCTGCTCGGCCTGGACTGGCACCTGGCGCCAGACTGGACCCTGGTCACCGAGGTGAAGTGGAGCGATGTCCGCCGTGATGCGGACTCGCGTGATGGCGCCGGTCATCTCGACCAGGGCTGGAACTTCGCCACGCCGAAGATCGGCCTGAACTGGACGCCCAGCCCCGACCTGCGCTGGTACGCCAACATCAGCCGCAGCCACGAGGCGCCGACATTCTGGGAAATCGTTTCCGCCGAAGTTTCTCCCGCGGCTCCCGCGGCGGCACAAGCGCAGCTGGTCAACCTCGACGTGCAGCGCGCCACCACGTACGAGATTGGTGGCACCGGTCGAATCGCCCAGACCGACTGGAGCCTGACGCTGTACCAGAGCGACGTGGAAGACGAACTGATCTCCACCAGCGATGCCTACGGGGTGAAGGTGGGTACCTACAACTACGGCTCGCGTACCCGCCACCGCGGCGTTGAGGCCGGGATCAACGGCATGCTGCCGACGGCAGCGAGCATCGGCGGTGACCTGGCCTATCGGGTGGCATGGACCTTCAGTGACTTCCGCTTCCGCGGTGGTGAGTTCCAGGGCAACCAGATCGCCGGCGTGCCGCGTCAGCTGTGGTCGGCCGAGCTGCTCTACCGGCGCGGGCCGTGGAGCATCGGGCCGAACCTGCGCTGGCTGCCGCAGGACACGCCGACCGACCACGCCAACACCCGCAACAACTATCAGGACTCCTACGCGCTCTGGGGCCTGAAGGCCAGCTACAAGGCGCGCGAAGGGCTGAGCGTCTATGTGCAGGGCGACAACCTGGCAGACAAGACCTATGCCAGCAGCTACGTGATCCGCAACCGTGCCGACGCCAGCCAGCCGACCTTCCTCAGCGGTAATGGACGCAGCCTGAGCGTGGGGGCTGAGTATGCGTTCTAG
- a CDS encoding ABC transporter substrate-binding protein: MLRLGGPGAVVSFPLLHMVETNALAEYAERVEFRLWQNPDQLRVLLAKNELDYSAAPVNLPALMAGRGQPVRLLNVSVWGIIWLVSRDPQVKSFADLAGKDVVLPFQRDLPAILIDELLRSDGLEPGKDLTLRPVRDGQDAQALLLAGRADHALLVEPAVSLLLWRNRSEGGAPLYRVQSLESAWKQAFPRQPELPQAGLMSSPQRAEDGELARAVEAAYAESARWCSAQPRDCAELVHRHLPHLPVEAVEESIRVTRLDSVAASAARGPLEALFGLITERHPQAIGGSMPPASFYGP, encoded by the coding sequence GTGTTGCGGTTGGGTGGCCCCGGCGCGGTGGTCAGCTTCCCGCTGCTGCACATGGTGGAAACCAACGCCCTGGCGGAGTACGCCGAGCGCGTCGAATTCCGGCTCTGGCAGAACCCCGATCAGTTGCGCGTGCTGCTGGCCAAGAACGAACTCGACTACAGCGCCGCCCCGGTGAACCTGCCGGCGCTGATGGCGGGGCGAGGGCAACCCGTGCGGCTGCTCAATGTCTCGGTGTGGGGAATCATCTGGCTGGTGAGCCGCGACCCACAGGTGAAGAGCTTCGCCGACCTGGCCGGCAAGGACGTGGTGCTGCCTTTCCAGCGCGACCTGCCGGCGATCCTGATCGATGAGCTATTGCGCAGCGATGGCCTGGAGCCGGGCAAGGACCTGACGCTGCGCCCGGTCCGCGACGGCCAGGACGCCCAGGCACTGCTGTTGGCAGGTCGAGCCGATCACGCCCTGCTGGTGGAGCCGGCGGTGTCCCTGCTGCTTTGGCGCAACCGCAGCGAGGGTGGGGCGCCGCTCTACCGCGTGCAAAGTCTGGAGAGCGCCTGGAAGCAGGCCTTCCCTCGGCAGCCTGAACTGCCTCAGGCAGGACTGATGAGCAGCCCGCAGCGCGCCGAGGACGGCGAGTTGGCGCGCGCTGTGGAGGCTGCCTACGCCGAGTCCGCCCGCTGGTGCAGTGCGCAGCCGCGGGACTGCGCGGAACTGGTGCATCGGCACTTGCCGCACCTGCCGGTGGAGGCGGTAGAGGAGTCCATCCGCGTCACGCGCCTGGACAGTGTTGCCGCCAGCGCCGCGCGCGGGCCACTGGAGGCGCTGTTCGGCCTGATCACCGAACGCCATCCGCAGGCCATCGGTGGCTCCATGCCGCCTGCCAGCTTCTATGGGCCGTGA
- a CDS encoding Crp/Fnr family transcriptional regulator, with protein sequence MRISLIFIRKSLQPARSSRMTNVKFAPDRGECQRLLGAVPQFADLPDALMAGLCESATLLRAETGRLLFREGDPAEHFLLVRHGCVEMLRFTCDGEERVFHLFREGQLIAEAAMFMPHGRYPMNARSQDSGEFFRLSRIALRKACEGHPPLAMRMLENLSLRLYRQVNEVDWLTASSASQRLAAYLLGLHRRQGECLNLPISQRQLATHLGIRPESLSRLLSDWQHAGRIQGRLRQWLLCDLTYLQELASPAVRSF encoded by the coding sequence ATGCGAATAAGTCTTATCTTCATTCGCAAATCATTGCAGCCTGCACGCTCATCACGAATGACAAATGTTAAGTTCGCGCCAGATCGCGGTGAATGCCAGCGGTTGCTCGGTGCCGTCCCTCAGTTCGCCGACCTGCCGGACGCCCTCATGGCCGGATTGTGTGAATCGGCGACCCTGCTACGCGCCGAGACCGGCAGGCTGCTGTTTCGCGAAGGCGATCCCGCCGAGCATTTCCTGCTGGTACGGCATGGCTGTGTGGAAATGCTGCGCTTCACCTGCGATGGCGAGGAGCGCGTCTTCCACCTGTTCCGCGAAGGCCAGTTGATCGCCGAAGCGGCGATGTTCATGCCCCACGGCCGCTACCCGATGAACGCCCGCAGCCAGGACAGCGGAGAATTCTTCCGACTGAGCCGCATCGCACTGCGCAAGGCCTGCGAGGGCCATCCGCCGCTGGCCATGCGCATGCTGGAAAATCTCAGCCTGCGCCTCTACCGCCAGGTCAACGAGGTCGACTGGCTGACGGCGAGTTCCGCCTCCCAGCGTCTGGCCGCCTATCTGCTCGGCCTGCACCGTCGCCAGGGCGAGTGTCTCAATCTGCCGATCAGCCAACGCCAACTCGCCACGCACCTGGGCATTCGTCCTGAATCCCTGAGTCGGCTGCTCTCCGACTGGCAGCACGCGGGGCGCATCCAGGGCCGGCTCCGGCAATGGCTGCTATGCGATCTCACTTACCTGCAGGAGTTGGCCAGCCCGGCGGTGCGTTCTTTCTGA
- a CDS encoding ATP-binding cassette domain-containing protein, with protein MLEWYGVDLRLGERHVLADASLRLLPGERVGILGPSGAGKSSLLRLAAGLLRPHRGQADNGFRHPVLAFQEPRLLPWCRVAENLEIPLRAIGHDRATARRLASHWLERVGLAGHEGAWPNQLSGGMAQRVALARAFSVEPDLLLLDEPFSALDPALRESLLDLCRDWLASSGAALLCVSHHPGELVGLVERFVLVNDGSLRPFDLSGHTADQAAAVLHQTLLALEIPAP; from the coding sequence ATGCTTGAGTGGTATGGAGTCGATCTGCGGCTGGGCGAACGGCACGTACTCGCCGACGCTTCCCTGCGCCTGCTACCCGGTGAGCGGGTTGGCATTCTCGGGCCCAGCGGCGCCGGCAAGAGCAGCCTGTTGCGCCTGGCGGCCGGCCTGCTGAGGCCCCATCGGGGGCAGGCAGACAACGGATTCCGCCATCCCGTACTGGCCTTCCAGGAGCCGCGTCTGCTGCCCTGGTGCCGGGTTGCGGAGAACCTGGAAATCCCTCTGCGCGCCATCGGCCACGACCGTGCAACGGCGCGTCGGCTGGCCAGCCATTGGCTGGAGCGCGTCGGCCTCGCCGGGCATGAGGGTGCCTGGCCGAATCAGCTGTCCGGCGGCATGGCCCAGCGTGTTGCCCTGGCGCGCGCTTTCTCGGTCGAGCCGGACCTGCTGCTGCTCGACGAGCCATTCAGCGCGCTGGACCCGGCGCTGCGCGAATCGCTGCTTGATCTCTGCCGCGACTGGTTGGCCAGTTCTGGTGCGGCGCTGCTGTGCGTCAGCCACCACCCCGGCGAGCTGGTCGGCCTCGTCGAGCGCTTCGTGCTGGTCAACGACGGCTCGCTTCGTCCATTCGACCTCAGTGGACACACCGCCGATCAAGCGGCGGCGGTCCTTCATCAGACCCTGCTGGCCCTGGAGATACCCGCGCCATGA